A stretch of the Bacteroidota bacterium genome encodes the following:
- a CDS encoding 3'-5' exonuclease — translation MEALNKIDKEKILFLDIETAPQHPDYESAPDSHKKLWDGKAKYFLEENQTSTDVYKRAGIYAEFGKVVCITVGMFSGKNFRLKSFHGDDEKTMLEEFSALLNTHYNTEKHFLCAHNGKEFDFPFLARRILVNGMRIPKILDNAGKKPWEVRYLDTLELWKFGDYKSFTSLNLLAEIFGIPSPKGDMDGSMMYKVYWEDKDWERIVKYNQRDVLTVAQVYLKFKGEKLIEEKDVVIV, via the coding sequence ATGGAAGCATTGAACAAAATAGATAAAGAGAAGATTTTATTTCTCGATATTGAAACCGCCCCGCAGCATCCGGACTATGAATCGGCACCCGACTCACATAAGAAACTCTGGGACGGCAAAGCGAAATATTTCCTCGAAGAAAATCAAACTTCCACCGATGTTTACAAACGCGCAGGCATTTACGCGGAATTCGGAAAAGTGGTTTGCATTACAGTGGGAATGTTCAGCGGGAAAAATTTCCGGCTGAAATCTTTTCACGGAGATGATGAAAAAACAATGCTCGAAGAATTTTCTGCGCTGCTGAACACGCATTACAATACAGAAAAACACTTCCTCTGCGCGCATAACGGAAAAGAATTTGATTTCCCTTTTCTCGCCCGCAGGATTTTAGTGAATGGAATGCGCATTCCTAAAATCCTCGACAACGCGGGGAAAAAACCATGGGAAGTAAGGTATCTCGACACGCTCGAACTCTGGAAGTTTGGCGATTATAAAAGTTTCACTTCGCTGAACCTGCTGGCAGAAATCTTCGGCATTCCCTCTCCCAAAGGCGATATGGACGGAAGCATGATGTATAAAGTTTACTGGGAAGACAAGGACTGGGAGCGCATTGTAAAATACAACCAGCGCGATGTGCTCACCGTGGCGCAGGTGTATTTGAAATTTAAAGGTGAGAAGTTGATCGAAGAGAAAGATGTTGTGATTGTGTAA
- a CDS encoding divalent-cation tolerance protein CutA has protein sequence MSIIFAYITCKNKSEAKKIGSALVKERLCACVNIFQEMNSIYWWKGKIEEANEAVLIAKTTKTLFKKLSTRVKELHSYECPCILEIEITDGNKEYVKWLFSNTKSQKTNSNRTYAEV, from the coding sequence ATGTCAATCATTTTCGCCTACATCACGTGTAAAAACAAATCCGAAGCAAAAAAAATCGGAAGCGCGTTAGTAAAAGAGCGTTTATGCGCCTGCGTGAATATTTTTCAGGAGATGAATTCCATCTATTGGTGGAAGGGAAAAATAGAAGAAGCAAACGAAGCGGTGCTCATTGCCAAGACAACAAAAACTTTATTCAAAAAACTTTCAACAAGAGTGAAAGAACTTCATAGTTACGAATGCCCGTGCATTCTGGAGATTGAAATTACCGATGGGAATAAAGAATATGTGAAGTGGCTGTTTTCAAATACCAAATCACAAAAAACAAATTCCAACAGGACTTACGCAGAAGTTTAG
- a CDS encoding flippase-like domain-containing protein, with translation MKKYLLTAIKFLVFLSLGILLIWLAVKDLTEEDKTQIKKSLAEANYFWIALAMLIGIVSHISRAMRWKMLLAPLNLSPKLSTTFYAVMIGYMGNLALPRLGEVLRCGILKRYEKIPLTQSFGTVISERVVDLISLVILFGISIWVGYERMHDYISQNIFSPLKLKLHSLLENKILLLVLTGGVLLLLFLLFLFRKKILQNPLAQKIRGLLLGFLDGIRSVALVKNPLLFIFHSAFIWFMYLLTVYVCVFAFSETKSLTLGDSLLIMTFGSLGVIATPGGIGAYQWIVLQIMLFWGYSTAMGVAFGWVVWLAQTVVVLLFGLLSFGLLAINNRENSKIQIPNNK, from the coding sequence TTGAAAAAATACCTCCTCACCGCCATTAAGTTTCTCGTTTTCCTTTCGCTCGGCATTCTTCTGATTTGGCTGGCGGTGAAAGACCTTACGGAAGAAGACAAAACGCAAATCAAAAAATCGCTTGCAGAAGCCAATTATTTCTGGATTGCGCTTGCCATGCTGATTGGAATTGTATCGCACATCAGCCGCGCCATGCGGTGGAAAATGCTGCTGGCGCCTTTGAATCTCTCTCCGAAACTCAGCACCACTTTTTATGCGGTGATGATTGGCTACATGGGCAACCTGGCGCTGCCGCGGCTCGGAGAAGTGCTGCGCTGCGGAATTTTGAAACGCTACGAAAAAATTCCGCTCACGCAATCGTTCGGCACCGTAATTTCAGAACGGGTGGTTGATTTGATTTCGCTGGTCATTCTTTTCGGCATCAGCATCTGGGTGGGCTATGAGCGCATGCACGATTACATTTCTCAGAATATTTTTTCTCCGCTGAAACTGAAACTGCATTCGCTTCTTGAAAATAAAATTCTACTGCTCGTTTTAACGGGCGGGGTTCTTCTTCTTCTCTTCTTACTTTTTCTTTTCCGGAAAAAGATTCTTCAAAACCCCCTCGCGCAAAAAATACGCGGGCTGCTGCTGGGTTTTCTCGATGGAATCCGCTCGGTGGCGCTGGTAAAAAACCCGCTGCTGTTTATTTTCCATTCGGCATTCATCTGGTTTATGTACCTGCTCACGGTATATGTGTGCGTGTTTGCTTTCAGCGAAACCAAATCGCTTACGCTGGGCGATTCGCTTTTGATTATGACCTTCGGAAGTTTAGGCGTGATTGCCACGCCCGGAGGAATTGGCGCTTACCAGTGGATTGTTTTGCAGATAATGCTTTTCTGGGGATACTCTACTGCTATGGGAGTTGCCTTCGGATGGGTGGTGTGGCTGGCGCAAACGGTGGTGGTGCTGTTGTTCGGGCTTCTGTCGTTCGGGTTGCTGGCGATAAACAATAGGGAAAATTCCAAAATACAAATTCCAAATAACAAATAA
- a CDS encoding aspartate 1-decarboxylase: protein MEIQILKSKIHRARVTEADLNYVGSITIDEDLMDAANLTVNEQVHVLNYRNGERIITYVIKGARGSGIICMNGPAALKFAIGDEVIVLGYAAMDFEEAKKFKPSLVYPNQSNKIK, encoded by the coding sequence ATGGAAATACAAATTCTGAAATCAAAAATTCACCGCGCGCGCGTTACCGAAGCCGATTTGAATTACGTGGGAAGCATTACCATTGACGAAGATTTGATGGATGCCGCCAACCTGACTGTCAACGAGCAGGTACACGTGCTGAATTACCGCAACGGGGAGCGAATCATTACCTATGTAATCAAAGGCGCAAGAGGTTCGGGAATCATTTGCATGAATGGTCCGGCTGCTTTGAAGTTTGCCATAGGTGATGAAGTGATTGTGCTCGGCTATGCCGCCATGGATTTTGAAGAAGCAAAAAAATTCAAACCGAGTTTGGTTTATCCGAATCAATCCAACAAAATAAAATAA
- a CDS encoding pantoate--beta-alanine ligase — MNVCTTIQDTKNYLNFRRKEEKTIGFVPTMGALHQGHISLLERCKKENDIAVASIFVNPLQFNDKKDLENYPRTLETDSEKLKAAGCNMLFAPSVEEMYGKNPMLPSEHPESFFDLGGLDLFMEGAHRPGHFQGVCTAVKKLFGIIQPRKAYFGEKDFQQLAIIKHMVKMLKIPVEITGCPTVREEDGLAISSRNRVLTPEERKNAPLIYKTLLGTKATGGTLVQIRTWVEDQINSSRFMKLEYFEVVNAGTLHPLSNEEFHHARLSAPEGLQACIAVKMGSVRLIDNIPF; from the coding sequence ATGAATGTTTGTACAACCATACAAGATACTAAAAATTATTTGAATTTCCGCAGAAAAGAGGAAAAAACTATTGGCTTTGTGCCCACCATGGGGGCTTTGCACCAGGGACATATTTCACTTCTGGAAAGATGCAAAAAAGAAAATGATATTGCTGTGGCAAGCATTTTTGTAAACCCGCTTCAGTTCAACGATAAAAAAGATCTTGAAAACTATCCGCGCACCCTTGAAACGGATAGTGAGAAGTTGAAAGCGGCCGGATGCAACATGCTTTTTGCTCCTTCGGTGGAAGAGATGTATGGCAAAAATCCAATGCTGCCTTCGGAACATCCGGAATCTTTTTTTGATTTGGGCGGGCTTGATTTATTCATGGAAGGCGCTCACCGCCCGGGGCATTTTCAGGGGGTTTGCACGGCAGTGAAAAAACTCTTCGGTATTATTCAGCCGCGCAAGGCGTATTTCGGAGAAAAAGATTTTCAGCAGTTAGCAATTATAAAACACATGGTGAAAATGCTGAAGATTCCTGTTGAAATAACCGGCTGCCCCACCGTTCGCGAAGAAGACGGGCTTGCCATTAGTTCGCGCAACAGGGTGTTGACGCCTGAAGAAAGAAAAAATGCTCCGCTCATTTATAAAACATTGCTGGGAACAAAAGCCACCGGGGGCACGCTTGTGCAAATACGAACATGGGTGGAAGACCAAATCAACTCCAGCCGCTTTATGAAATTAGAATACTTTGAAGTTGTAAATGCCGGAACGCTTCACCCTTTATCAAACGAAGAATTTCACCATGCGCGCCTGTCGGCTCCGGAAGGATTGCAGGCATGCATTGCGGTTAAAATGGGAAGTGTGCGGTTGATTGATAATATTCCTTTCTGA
- a CDS encoding glycogen/starch synthase, with the protein MKKARMLFVSQEITPYVEESQASIISRQLPQGILEAGKEIRTFMPRYGIINERRHQLHEVIRLSGMNLIINDFDHPLIIKVASIPAARMQVYFIDNEDYFSRKAMVTDKNGSIFPDTDERIIFFCRGVIETSRKLGWAPHIVHCSGWMTSLVPMYLKKSFADDPLFAETRIVYSIFDDEFKGTLNKELAGKAFFEGIGKEDVKHLKVPNYSALIKTAIDFSDAIIKVVDKANPEIEKYLKKCGKPVLEHPGEDYIDMYNDFYDAVLEEEPAMA; encoded by the coding sequence ATGAAAAAAGCCAGAATGTTATTCGTGTCGCAGGAGATTACTCCTTACGTAGAAGAAAGTCAGGCAAGCATTATCAGCCGCCAACTCCCGCAGGGAATCCTGGAAGCAGGAAAAGAAATACGCACCTTCATGCCGCGCTACGGAATTATCAATGAGCGCAGGCATCAGTTGCACGAAGTAATCCGCCTCTCGGGCATGAATCTTATCATAAATGATTTTGACCATCCGCTCATTATCAAGGTGGCTTCCATTCCTGCTGCGCGCATGCAGGTTTATTTTATTGACAACGAAGATTATTTCAGCCGCAAGGCAATGGTAACCGATAAGAACGGAAGCATTTTCCCCGATACCGATGAACGTATTATTTTTTTCTGCCGCGGAGTGATTGAGACCTCGCGCAAACTCGGATGGGCTCCGCACATTGTGCACTGCTCCGGCTGGATGACTTCGCTGGTGCCCATGTATCTGAAAAAATCATTTGCCGATGACCCGCTCTTTGCAGAAACAAGAATTGTATATTCTATCTTTGATGATGAATTCAAAGGAACATTGAATAAGGAATTAGCCGGCAAAGCATTCTTCGAAGGAATCGGCAAAGAAGATGTGAAGCATTTGAAAGTCCCCAATTATTCCGCCTTGATTAAAACTGCCATTGATTTTTCCGATGCTATAATTAAAGTGGTGGACAAAGCCAATCCGGAAATTGAAAAATACCTGAAGAAGTGCGGTAAGCCCGTGCTCGAACATCCGGGAGAGGACTATATTGATATGTATAACGATTTTTACGATGCAGTTCTGGAAGAGGAACCTGCTATGGCTTGA
- a CDS encoding DUF4270 domain-containing protein: MGTFSKCIFFFLLLGFISCKKKTPEDIGLPLLPSGDLLNAQFTDTATLIAHTVKDDSLNTTNLSTVLLGNMNDPVFSITKASLLSQFSLSATSPDFGTNPQLDSAVLSLVYVVSGTAIQHYGNLTAQKFDVYELSQTLSSNTDYYSNVSVQNYFYSTQIIGSAVIAPAVNADSVSVDTLKFPAHLRIKLSKGMFQHFLDDPSYTSAYNSNTNFQTAFKGIYLLSSTLPASNQGAILYLSPSDNFSRLTLYYHNDSADSLYYYFGMKSECARFSHFEHDYSGTTDIQQQLNSSASVQEDKVFVQPMAGVRAKISMPYIMDFFRNKKVAVNKAELILPVEPSLIDTVYPTVSKLVATIADSAKGPIIMPDYFEGATYFGGDYDATNKVYKFNIARYIQQVLNGTRKNQGLYLLANARPTTANRIVLLGGNKALANKMRLKITYTPLQ, from the coding sequence ATGGGAACATTCAGTAAATGCATTTTCTTTTTTCTTCTGCTCGGATTTATTTCCTGCAAAAAGAAAACTCCCGAAGATATCGGGCTTCCGCTTCTTCCCAGCGGAGATTTGCTGAACGCGCAGTTTACCGATACCGCAACTCTTATTGCGCATACCGTGAAAGACGATTCGCTCAATACAACAAATCTTTCGACTGTTCTTTTGGGAAACATGAATGACCCTGTATTCAGTATAACAAAAGCATCACTGCTTTCACAGTTTTCTCTCTCCGCCACCAGTCCTGATTTCGGAACAAACCCGCAACTGGATTCAGCGGTTCTATCATTGGTTTATGTTGTGTCTGGAACAGCCATTCAGCATTACGGAAACCTGACTGCACAGAAATTTGATGTGTATGAATTATCGCAAACACTCAGCAGCAACACGGATTATTATTCCAATGTTTCGGTGCAGAATTATTTTTATTCCACCCAGATAATCGGCAGCGCTGTCATTGCTCCGGCAGTGAACGCAGATTCTGTTTCCGTTGACACGCTGAAGTTTCCCGCTCACCTGAGAATAAAACTCAGCAAGGGAATGTTTCAGCATTTCCTGGATGACCCATCGTATACTTCTGCTTACAACAGCAACACAAATTTTCAAACTGCGTTCAAAGGAATTTACCTGCTCTCCTCTACCCTGCCCGCTTCAAACCAGGGAGCTATTTTATATCTGAGCCCTTCCGATAATTTTTCACGCCTCACGCTTTACTATCATAATGATTCTGCCGATTCGCTCTACTATTATTTCGGAATGAAATCAGAGTGCGCGCGCTTTTCGCATTTCGAACATGATTATTCAGGCACAACAGATATTCAGCAGCAGTTAAATTCTTCCGCTTCCGTTCAGGAAGACAAAGTTTTTGTTCAGCCGATGGCGGGAGTGCGCGCAAAAATTTCCATGCCTTACATTATGGATTTCTTCAGGAATAAAAAAGTTGCCGTCAATAAAGCTGAGTTGATTTTGCCGGTTGAACCTTCATTGATTGATACCGTTTATCCTACGGTTTCAAAGTTAGTGGCAACAATTGCCGACAGCGCAAAAGGTCCCATTATCATGCCCGATTATTTTGAAGGCGCCACTTATTTCGGAGGCGATTACGATGCAACAAATAAAGTTTACAAGTTTAATATTGCGCGCTACATTCAGCAGGTGCTGAACGGCACCCGAAAAAATCAGGGGCTTTATCTTCTTGCCAATGCCCGCCCCACCACTGCCAACCGGATTGTGCTTTTGGGAGGAAACAAAGCGCTGGCGAATAAAATGCGCCTGAAAATTACGTATACGCCTTTGCAATAA
- a CDS encoding TatD family hydrolase, protein MVFIDTHTHLFAEEFNADRTEMIQRAISAGVQKMFLPNIDASSLASLLKLKEQFPENCFAMMGLHPGSVKENYPEELKIVEDWLSKRKFIAVGEIGMDYYWDKTFIPQQKDAFSQQIDRAKKLNLPIVIHQRECFDDAFEIVQSKNDKTLRGIFHCFTGTLEEANKIISLGNFKMGIGGVITYKKSTLPEVLRQIDLKHIVLETDSPYLAPAPYRGKRNESSYLPIIANKIAEIKEISLEEVAAVTTKNAEEIFSR, encoded by the coding sequence ATGGTTTTTATTGATACGCATACCCATCTCTTCGCTGAAGAATTTAATGCTGACCGAACGGAAATGATTCAGCGCGCAATTTCTGCGGGCGTACAAAAAATGTTTCTGCCTAATATTGATGCGTCTTCCCTTGCTTCCCTGCTGAAACTGAAAGAGCAGTTTCCAGAAAATTGTTTTGCCATGATGGGTTTGCATCCGGGTTCGGTGAAGGAAAATTATCCGGAGGAATTAAAAATTGTAGAAGATTGGCTGAGCAAAAGAAAATTTATTGCGGTCGGAGAAATCGGGATGGATTATTACTGGGATAAAACTTTTATTCCCCAGCAGAAAGATGCTTTCTCACAACAAATTGACCGGGCTAAAAAACTGAATCTCCCGATTGTAATTCACCAGCGTGAATGTTTTGACGATGCGTTTGAAATTGTTCAATCGAAAAATGACAAAACTCTGCGCGGAATTTTTCATTGCTTCACCGGCACGTTGGAAGAAGCAAATAAAATTATTTCGCTTGGAAATTTTAAAATGGGAATAGGCGGAGTTATCACCTATAAAAAATCAACTTTGCCGGAGGTGCTGAGGCAAATTGATTTGAAACATATCGTTCTCGAAACCGATTCGCCCTATCTTGCTCCTGCGCCTTATCGCGGAAAAAGAAATGAAAGTTCCTATTTACCTATTATTGCCAATAAAATTGCGGAGATAAAAGAAATTTCTTTGGAAGAAGTTGCAGCAGTTACAACAAAAAATGCAGAAGAAATATTCAGCCGCTAA